The Paramisgurnus dabryanus chromosome 6, PD_genome_1.1, whole genome shotgun sequence genome has a window encoding:
- the LOC135744065 gene encoding phospholipid scramblase family member 5, giving the protein MARPSVTTQPLPFGLEREKHVDMIFRAFHRQIGPTDDTQDLSHVIQAADPVMGKRENGATGETEIDNKDKRLGKLSVLKTVKRLHITARPDLQGPQCVARRTYSISSETRDQIFVAVEESSCLCVQFCGPARSCLLQGFDRDSKCVFLFERPLRAEVCLLGCCLMEMRAFTPDRELIGTVYQGWSMFTPYFEVCDSEGISTVRIQGSCCNTRCLSEQELQVVSSIGENIGRIWKRWPGYREECNMDHEYFGLDVPQGMSLNLKVLLLAATFLLNHMFFEMS; this is encoded by the exons ATG GCTAGACCATCTGTGACCACGCAACCTCTTCCGTTTGGTCTAGAAAGGGAGAAACATGTTGATATGATCTTCAGGGCTTTCCACAGACAGATTGGACCCACTGATGATACACAGGACCTCTCACATGTGATCCAGGCTGCAGACCCTGTGATGGGGAAGAGAGAAAATGGAGCCACTGGAGAGACGGAGATAGACAATAAGGATAAAAGACTCGGAAAACTCTCTGTTCTGAAAACAGTCAAACGACTCCACATTACTGCCAGACCAGATCTGCAAG GTCCACAATGTGTAGCCCGAAGAACATACAGCATCTCATCAGAAACCAGAGATCAGATCTTTGTGGCTGTAGAGg AGAGCTCATGTTTATGTGTACAGTTCTGCGGTCCAGCTCGCTCCTGCTTATTACAAGGCTTTGACAGGGATTCAAAGTGCGTCTTTTTGTTTGAGAGGCCCCTCAGAGCGGAAGTGTGCTTGCTTGGATGTTGCCTGATGGAAATGAGGGCCTTCACACCAGATAGAGAATTGATCGGGACGGTTTATCAAGG ATGGAGTATGTTCACACCTTATTTTGAGGTCTGTGACTCTGAGGGCATCTCAACCGTAAGGATCCAGGGTTCCTGCTGTAACACACGTTGCCTCTCTGAGCAGGAGCTCCAG GTGGTATCAAGTATTGGTGAGAATATTGGGCGGATATGGAAGAGGTGGCCTGGATACAGAGAAGAATGCAACATGGATCATGAGTATTTCGGACTCGATG TACCTCAAGGAATGAGTTTAAACCTCAAAGTGCTGTTGCTAGCTGCCACCTTCCTCCTG AatcatatgttttttgagaTGAGCTAA
- the LOC135744147 gene encoding uncharacterized protein — protein MEAKVPLLSQTTCRNALGKELLTNTMFCAGYLSGGIDSCQGDSGGPLIFQDSLSGRFQLLGITSWGDGCGEKGKPGVYTRVTAFSDWVTTEIEKSFGSREPTCPELLKTTDLSEEQQMSEFATLCHFYTLNCPSTLDPSDCQRLAQDKCQSRFKKCQLHSFLQTLLDLLQRADDYIRDNVDLTFFTQTLPQLVENVYSSAHMTRKRRDALETEQVGLPALFERVGPLVDDWESYLRDIAEDLDQQKEQQNLDQLSEEEQLFIPHEDTEKSPVHLLDRALRSSIAALRSKLDSMRIPVIPDLEYQLFQRNFTIPTTRKPQEDSTAFIYKALQSNNTGSVTGSPFMMASPRDNMDTASRSVKPSLQPLELRTQDSTESLLKKNSVPTQNPQLQPSLFKKHFQRKRRDLHKRRIRGANNKVCSGVTESAQLVSTAKQMYSWILAVPPNNLNMIFQEVLVDLSSKNDHGLYQSRIKATIGGRPLTFYSLVGLETEAFYRSMPRIIAVAIDVLKT, from the exons ATGGAGGCAAAGGTGCCTCTGCTGTCTCAGACCACCTGTCGCAATGCACTTGGGAAGGAGCTTCTCACTAACACCATGTTTTGTGCTGGGTACCTGTCTGGAGGCATAGACTCATGTCAG GGTGATTCAGGAGGACCGCTGATCTTCCAGGACAGTTTATCAGGACGTTTTCAGCTCTTGGGAATCACCTCTTGGGGTGATGGGTGTGGGGAGAAAGGAAAGCCTGGTGTGTATACACGGGTCACTGCCTTTTCTGACTGGGTCACAACGGAGATAGAGA AATCCTTTGGGAGTCGGGAGCCCACATGTCCTGAGCTGCTTAAGACAACTGACCTGTCTGAGGAGCAACAGATGTCGGAGTTTGCCACCCTCTGCCACTTCTACACACTTAACTGCCCTTCAACCCTTGATCCATCTGACTGTCAGCGACTCGCTCAGGACAAATGCCAAAGCCGATTTAAGAAGTGCC AGTTACATTCCTTCCTGCAGACTTTGTTGGACTTGCTTCAGAGAGCTGATGACTATATAAGAGATAATGTCGACCTGACCTTCTTCACACAGACTCTTCCTCAGCTGGTGGAGAACGTCTACAGCTCTGCTCATATGACACGAAAACGCAGAGATGCGCTTGAAACAG AGCAGGTAGGATTGCCAGCACTATTTGAGCGAGTGGGCCCTCTTGTGGATGACTGGGAAAGCTACCTCAGAGACATTGCTGAAGATCTGGATCAACAGAAGGAACAGCAAAACTTAGATCAGCTATCTGAAGAAGAGCAACTCTTCATCCCG CATGAAGACACTGAAAAATCACCTGTTCATCTGCTAGACAGAGCACTCCGCTCCTCCATTGCTGCCCTGCGCTCCAAACTGGATTCAATGCGCATTCCTGTCATACCAGACTTGGAATATCAGCTGTTTCAGAGGAATTTTACCATTCCTACCACTAGAAAACCACAAGAGGATAGCACCGCTTTTATATATAAAGCTTTACAATCGAACAACACAGGAAGTGTCACCGGAAGTCCTTTTATGATGGCATCCCCTCGGGATAACATGGATACAGCATCCAGATCTGTGAAACCCTCTCTCCAACCGCTAGAACTCAGAACCCAGGACTCTACTGAATCacttcttaaaaaaaactctgttCCTACCCAGAATCCCCAGCTGCAACCGTCACTTTTCAAAA AGCACTTTCAGAGGAAGAGGAGAGACTTGCACAAGAGACGGATACGAGGAGCAAATAACAAAG TTTGCTCAGGAGTAACTGAATCTGCTCAGCTGGTCAGCACTGCCAAACAGATGTACAGCTGGATCCTGGCTGTTCCCCCTAACAACCTAAACATGATCTTccaagag GTGCTGGTTGATCTGAGCTCTAAGAATGACCATGGTTTATACCAGTCACGGATCAAGGCCACTATTGGTGGGCGACCTTTGACCTTCTACAGCCTGGTGGGTCTGGAGACAGAGGCATTTTATCGCAGCATGCCACGTATCATTGCCGTAGCCATTGATGTTCTCAAAACTTAA
- the LOC135744064 gene encoding eukaryotic translation initiation factor 4E type 2-like isoform X3, protein MNNKFDALKDDDSGDHDQENNAPKDGEKEKNDDEEKDSNTKRKAVVPGAGEHPLQYNYTFWYSRRTPGRPASTQSYEQNIKQIGSFASVEQFWRFYSHMIRPGDLTGHSDFHLFKEGIKPMWEDDANKSGGKWIIRLRKGLASRCWENLILAMLGEQFMVGEEICGAVVSVRFQEDIISIWNKTASDQATTARIRDTLRRVLNLPPNTIMEYKTHTDSIKAWEDFHGLVNAAGGR, encoded by the exons CCTGAAAGATGATGACAGTGGAGACCATGACCAGGAAAACAACGCACCGAAAGATGGGGAGAAGGAAAAAAATGATGACGAGGAGAAGGATTCAAACACTAAGAGAAAG GCAGTGGTCCCAGGGGCCGGCGAGCACCCTCTCCAATACAACTACACATTTTGGTATTCTCGCCGTACACCAGGACGGCCGGCCAGCACGCAGAGCTACGAACAGAATATCAAACAAATCGGGAGCTTTGCTTCG GTGGAGCAGTTCTGGCGTTTTTATAGTCACATGATCAGACCGGGCGATCTGACTGGTCACAGTGATTTTCATCTGTTTAAAGAAGGAATCAAGCCCATGTGGGAG GATGATGCTAATAAGAGTGGAGGTAAATGGATCATTCGGCTTCGTAAAGGTCTGGCGTCTCGCTGCTGGGAGAATCTGATCTTAGCAATGCTGGGGGAACAATTTATGGTAGGAGAGGAGATCTGTGGAGCTGTCGTGTCCGTTCGCTTTCAG GAGGATATTATTTCTATCTGGAATAAGACGGCCAGTGATCAGGCCACCACTGCTCGCATTAGAGACACTTTACGCAGAGTTCTCAATCTGCCTCCTAATACCATTATGGAGTATAAAACACACACCGACAGTATCAA AGCCTGGGAGGATTTCCATGGTTTAGTAAATGCAGCTGGAGGTCGCTAG
- the chrng gene encoding acetylcholine receptor subunit gamma, which translates to MGLVFPSTIIWLWIFQSFLPSDVVCNLEGSLQRDLMKGYNKNIRPMEHNGDITNVKIKMTLTNLISLNEKEETLTTCVWIEMTWRDYRLSWANRTGFEAYENITRMRLPSKAIWLPDVGLENNVDGRFEVALYCNALIDPNGGVVWLPPAIYRSSCAIKVNYFPFDWQNCSMVFRSQTYNSNEILLMLAEENNVAMEWIEIDPEAFTENGEWIIKHRPAKKIVNKRYSRDELEYQEIIFFLIIQRKPLFYIINIIVPCVLFSSLGLLVYFLPAKAGGQKCTMTMAILLGQTVFLFLIAKKVPETSQAVPLIGKYLMFVMSVTTITVMNCVVVLNVSLRTPNTHPMNNTVRKVFLNILPDLLRMTMRRWTPENNEQGEEDFKTFALGNGTPLRRRRRSSLGLIAKADEYMFRTARSELMFSRLKERKGLLKNTLEKIQNSLQGDTAQDLESSLALASREVQQCVASCKHIAASAKHQNDFQSENEEWFLVARVIDRMCFIVMALLYILGTIGIFLMGHFNQAPSQPFPGDPKRYLPEISLGDVTG; encoded by the exons ATGGGTCTGGTCTTTCCATCAACAATTATCTGGTTATGGATCTTTCAGTCATTTCTCCCTTCAG ATGTGGTCTGTAATCTGGAAGGATCTTTGCAGAGAGATCTGATGAAAGGTTACAATAAAAACATACGGCCAATGGAGCACAATGGGGACATTACCAATGTAAAAATCAAGATGACCCTCACCAACCTCATTTCTCTG AATGAGAAAGAGGAGACCCTCACTACGTGTGTTTGGATTGAGATG aCATGGCGTGATTATAGACTCAGTTGGGCTAACAGGACAGGGTTTGAGGCCTATGAGAATATCACTCGAATGCGTCTTCCCTCTAAAGCCATCTGGCTACCTGATGTTGGTCTGGAGAACAA TGTGGATGGGCGTTTTGAGGTGGCCCTTTACTGTAATGCTCTGATAGATCCGAATGGTGGAGTGGTCTGGTTGCCTCCGGCTATCTACCGAAGTTCATGTGCCATTAAAGTCAACTATTTTCCCTTTGACTGGCAGAACTGCAGCATGGTGTTCAG GTCCCAGACATACAATTCGAATGAGATTTTACTGATGCTGGCAGAGGAGAACAATGTCGCCATGGAATGGATCGAGATTGACCCGGAAGCTTTTACTG AGAATGGGGAATGGATTATAAAGCACCGCCCTGCTAAGAAGATTGTGAATAAGCGATACAGTCGAGATGAGCTGGAGTATCAGGAGATCATCTTCTTTCTCATCATCCAGAGAAAACCACTGTTTTATATCATTAATATCATCGTACCATGTGTCCTCTTCTCCTCTCTTGGGTTGCTCGTCTACTTTCTGCCAGCCAAAG CGGGAGGACAGAAATGCACCATGACTATGGCAATCCTGCTGGGTCAGACCGTGTTCCTGTTCCTTATTGCCAAAAAAGTGCCAGAAACCTCGCAGGCTGTGCCGCTCATTGGCAA ATATCTGATGTTTGTGATGTCTGTGACCACGATAACTGTGATGAACTGTGTGGTTGTACTGAACGTTTCTCTGCGAACTCCAAACACCCACCCCATGAACAACACCGTCCGAAAG GTCTTCCTGAACATTCTTCCTGATTTGCTGAGGATGACAATGCGCCGATGGACACCTGAGAACAATGAGCAGGGGGAGGAAGATTTTAAGACGTTTGCCTTAGGCAATGGCACTCCGCTCCGGCGCAGAAGACGCAGCTCCCTGGGTCTGATAGCGAAGGCTGATGAATACATGTTCAGAACGGCTCGATCAGAGCTGATGTTCAGTCGACTAAAAGAGAGGAAAGGGCTGCTAAAGAATACTTTGGAAAAAATAC AAAACAGTCTGCAAGGAGACACAGCACAGGATCTGGAATCCAGTCTGGCATTGGCGTCACGAGAAGTGCAGCAGTGTGTGGCTTCCTGCAAACACATCGCTGCAAGTGCCAAACATCAAAATGACTTTCAAAGT GAAAATGAGGAGTGGTTTCTGGTCGCCCGGGTGATTGACAGGATGTGTTTCATCGTCATGGCGTTGTTGTATATACTGGGCACCATTGGAATCTTCTTGATGGGCCATTTTAACCAAGCACCGTCTCAGCCTTTCCCTGGAGACCCTAAAAGATACCTGCCCGAAATCTCACTTGGGGATGTCACAGGCTGA